Below is a window of Fimbriimonadia bacterium DNA.
TCGCCCTGATACCAGATGACTCCTCGAATGCGATAGGGGATCAGCGGGGCTATCATGCCGTTGAAGAGGTAACTCGGCTTGGCCGCGGGATGAACTCCACTGTCGTCCAGTCGAGCGAGCAGGGGCCCTAACTCCGAGCCGCGCTCGATTTCGCGCAGTGGAGTCCATGCTTCTGCAGGCGTGCCGCCCCACGACGCGTTAATCATCCCGACCGGCACCCCGAGCGCTCTGCGTAGCTCCCGCGCGAAGAAGTAGCCGACTGCGGAGAACCGGCCGACAGTCTCGGGGCCAGCAGCTTGCCATCGCCCATCGCAGTCGGTAGCGGGGATGGGTGAGCTGGCACGGACCACCGTGAACATGCGGATTCGCGGGTCGTTTGCTTCGGCAACTTCCTTCTCGGCGTTCTCCGAAGCCGACACCGGCCACTCCATGTTCGACTGGCCCGAGCACACCCACACCTCGCCGATGAGCACGTCGCCCACCTCGACGCGGTTTCTACCCTGCACGACCAATGTCAGAGGTTTCGTGGACGCCGCAAGGGGTGGCATGGTGAGAACCCAGCGCCCCGCTGAGTCCGCTGTGGTCGTACGCCTCGAGCTTCCTATCTCGACAACGACTCTTTCGCCCTTGTCGGCCCATCCCCACACGGGGAACTGGGCATCCCGTTGCAACACCATTCCGTCCGTGAACAGCTTGGGCAGTCGAACGTCAGCGGGAGCAGAGGCGGCGAGCGCGAGCACCGCAGCACAGAACGAGAGTGGCCGAGAAGGCGACATTGCAGGCACCGGTCCTTCCGTCATCGGTTGGCCCGATGCTACCCTACCTGCGGGGGCCTGCCAAAGAACGCGACGCCGCAGCACGTGCTGCGGCGTCGAAGGACAGGACAGCGTGGTGAGAAACGTTACGAGGCCGGCCTGGAGGTCACGGCTGCAGGCTTAGGCCCCCTTGCCGGTCGGCTTACCGGATGGCTTGTTGCCTGGGGCCTTCCCCACACCTCCGGCGCGCTCCCTGAGTCGCATACCCATCTGATCGAACTTCTTCTGCTGTTCTGCAGTGAGATGCTTGCGAATGGCGGCGTTGGTGTTCTGGCGGATGTTCTGCATCTGCGTGCGCTTGGCATCCGGCTGAAGGTTGGTGTTCGCCCCGACCTTCTTCATGTCGGCGATGCTCTTGGCGAGGATTGGCTTGATGGCGGTCTGCTGCTTCGCGGTGAGGTCGAGATGCTTGGTAAGCATCTGCAACCACGTGTCCGCGTCGAACTTCCGCTGGGCCATTCCGTCCGGCGGCTTCGGGCCGGGTGCTTTCTTAGCCTGGGCGAGGCCGGGGGCGGTCACGGCCAAGGCCATGGCCAGGACCGCGGCGGCAACGATCAGTCTTCGGGTCATCTTCACTCCTCCGCTTCTTCGTGGCGCCGCGCCCCCAGAAACGGGGGAATACGATGGCGGTCGAACACTCGCCCGACCGACGGATCGCGCTGCCGCGCACCTGTGGGGCACGGCGCCGGGTTTCACCCTACCCTCCTGTATACGGTCGAGGAGCGCTCTGGTTCACCCGACGCGCCCGTTCTGCGGTGTCTCTTGGCTGACTCTCCATGGAGTTGCTCTGGGCCGGGGCGTCGGGGTCGGCTGCGCGAACGTGGCTTCGCCGTCTCGGCGATGGGCTCGGACCGGCGAGGACGCCGGAACCACGAATGCGGGTGCCTGCACATCCGCATCGCCAGCAGCCCGGCCTCCGAACGGCGAATGGTTTGCCGTCCCCGGCGCTTGACACCAGATGGCTT
It encodes the following:
- a CDS encoding sialate O-acetylesterase → MSPSRPLSFCAAVLALAASAPADVRLPKLFTDGMVLQRDAQFPVWGWADKGERVVVEIGSSRRTTTADSAGRWVLTMPPLAASTKPLTLVVQGRNRVEVGDVLIGEVWVCSGQSNMEWPVSASENAEKEVAEANDPRIRMFTVVRASSPIPATDCDGRWQAAGPETVGRFSAVGYFFARELRRALGVPVGMINASWGGTPAEAWTPLREIERGSELGPLLARLDDSGVHPAAKPSYLFNGMIAPLIPYRIRGVIWYQGESNVGRAWQYRTLFPTMVQGWRKAWGRGDFPFYYVQIAPYRYNAPEACAELREAQAHALRLRNTGMVVTMDIGDVNDIHPRNKQEVGRRLALWALAKDYGKNVTFSGPLFEKMTVVGHEARISFRYAEKGLATSDGKAPSDFQIAGADRKFVPAHARIDGSQVVVWADGIEHPVAVRYAWSDLANPNLVNGNGLPASPFRTDDWPAVTRDAK